Proteins encoded in a region of the Marmota flaviventris isolate mMarFla1 chromosome 3, mMarFla1.hap1, whole genome shotgun sequence genome:
- the Selenoo gene encoding protein adenylyltransferase SelO, mitochondrial, whose protein sequence is MASLRAARLASLAVAGVWSLPLGRPPPAPCSAWAAAMEPAPRWLAGLRFDNRALRLLPVETPPPGPEGAPSAPRLVPGACFSRARPAPLQQPRVVALSGSALALLGLEAAGREAEAEAEAALFFSGNALLPGAEPAAHCYCGHQFGQFAGQLGDGAAMYLGEVCTAAGERWELQLKGAGPTPFSRQADGRKVLRSSIREFLCSEAMFHLGVPTTRAGACVTSESTVVRDVFYDGNPKHEKCTVVLRMAPTFIRFGSFEIFKPADEHTGRAGPSVGRNDIRVQMLDYVIGSFYPEIQAAHAHCSDQVQRNGAFFREVIRRTARMVAEWQCVGFCHGVLNTDNMSIVGLTIDYGPFGFLDRYDPDHVCNASDGAGRYSYSRQPEVCKWNLRKLAEALEPELPRELAEAALEEEFDSEFQRRYLQKMRSKLGLVCVAQDGDGALVARLLETMHQTGADFTNTFSLLSSFPLEPQSPGLAEFLTTLTSQCASLEELRLAFRPQMDPRQLSMMLMLAQSNPQLFALIGTQANLARELDRVEQQSRLEQLSPEELQSRNRGRWADWLQEYRVRLERDMEGAGDVAAWQAERVRVMKANNPKYVLRNYIAQSAIEAAEKGDFSEVRRVLKLLESPYHSDGEVAGGSEAAEAAPGGQSYSSKPPLWAAELCVTUSS, encoded by the exons ATGGCCTCGCTCCGGGCTGCCCGTCTAGCCTCGCTCGCAGTCGCCGGTGTCTGGTCGCTGCCTCTGGgccgcccgccgcccgcgcccTGCTCGGCCTGGGCCGCCGCCATGGAGCCCGCGCCGCGCTGGCTGGCGGGGCTGCGCTTCGACAACCGTGCTCTGCGCCTGCTGCCGGTGGAGACGCCGCCGCCGGGCCCCGAGGGCGCCCCGTCTGCGCCGCGGCTCGTGCCCGGGGCCTGCTTCAGCCGCGCGCGCCCCGCTCCGCTGCAGCAGCCGCGCGTCGTGGCGCTGTCGGGGTCGGCGCTGGCGCTGCTGGGGCTGGAGGCCGCCGGGCGCGAGGCCGAGGCGGAGGCCGAGGCCGCGCTCTTCTTCAGCGGCAACGCGCTGCTGCCCGGCGCCGAGCCGGCCGCGCACTGCTACTGCGGGCACCAGTTCGGGCAGTTCGCGGGGCAGCTGGGCGATGGCGCCGCCATGTACCTGGGCGAGGTGTGCACGGCGGCCGGCGAGCGCTGGGAGCTGCAGCTCAAGGGCGCCGGCCCCACGCCCTTCTCCAG ACAGGCCGATGGCCGCAAAGTCCTGCGGTCGAGCATCCGGGAATTTCTCTGCAGTGAGGCCATGTTCCACCTGGGGGTTCCCACCACACGGGCTGGGGCCTGCGTCACATCTGAGTCCACGGTGGTGCGTGATGTGTTCTATGATGGTAATCCAAAACACGAAAAGTGCACAGTTGTGTTGCGAATGGCTCCCACCTTCATCAG GTTTGGATCCTTTGAGATTTTTAAGCCTGCTGATGAGCATACGGGGCGTGCAGGTCCCAGTGTGGGACGGAATGACATCAGAGTCCAGATGCTTGACTATGTGATTGGCTCTTTCTACCCTGAAATCCAGGCTGCCCACGCCCACTGCAGCGACCAGGTGCAGAGAAACGGTGCCTTCTTCCGAGAG GTGATACGACGCACAGCCCGCATGGTGGCCGAGTGGCAGTGTGTAGGCTTCTGCCATGGCGTGCTCAACACTGACAACATGAGCATCGTGGGGCTTACCATTGACTATGGGCCCTTTGGCTTCCTGGACAG GTACGACCCTGACCACGTGTGCAATGCTTCGGACGGCGCTGGGCGCTACTCGTACAGCAGGCAGCCCGAGGTGTGCAAGTGGAACCTGCGGAAGCTGGCGGAGGCACTGGAGCCCGAGCTGCCCCGCGAACTAGCTGAAGCCGCCCTGGAGGAGGAGTTTGACTCCGAGTTCCAAAGGCGCTACCTGCAGAAGATGCGCAGTAAGCTCGGCCTCGTATGTGTGGCACAGGACGGGGATGGAGCACTGGTGGCCAGGCTCCTGGAGACCATGCACCAGACTG GTGCTGACTTCACAAACACCTTCTCCTTGCTGAGCTCCTTCCCGCTCGAGCCACAGTCACCTGGCTTGGCTGAATTCCTGACCACCCTGACCTCGCAGTGCGCCTCCCTGGAGGAGCTGAGGCTTGCCTTCCGGCCCCAGATGGATCCCCG GCAGCTCTCCATGATGCTCATGCTGGCGCAGTCGAACCCACAGCTCTTCGCACTCATTGGCACCCAGGCGAACCTGGCAAGGGAGCTGGACCGCGTGGAGCAGCAGTCACGGCTGGAACAGCTGAGCCCCGAGGAGCTGCAGAGCAGGAACAGGGGCCGCTGGGCTGACTGGCTGCAGGAATACCG AGTCCGGCTGGAGAGGGACATGGAGGGTGCCGGCGATGTGGCTGCCTGGCAGGCAGAGCGAGTGCGTGTGATGAAGGCCAACAACCCCAAGTACGTCCTGAGGAACTACATCGCACAGAGCGCCATCGAGGCCGCCGAGAAGGGGGACTTCTCAGAG GTACGGCGGGTGCTGAAGCTGCTGGAATCGCCTTACCACAGCGATGGGGAAGTGGCTGGAGGCTCTGAGGCTGCGGAGGCAGCCCCTGGGGGACAGTCCTACAGCAGCAAGCCCCCACTCTGGGCAGCAGAGCTGTGTGTGACATGATCCTCGTAG